From Plectropomus leopardus isolate mb chromosome 17, YSFRI_Pleo_2.0, whole genome shotgun sequence, a single genomic window includes:
- the LOC121957305 gene encoding G-protein coupled receptor family C group 5 member D, producing MAFFTRGSLFHLLLLLFVPLTCLSQSDNSNSINATKPSSNDTSLRGVKGCGRELDPIYRYLCDRRAAWGIVLETLASAGFLFSIGLLLGLLLWSLWICISSRNQRSSIGGTVASMTMFLLATAGIFAITFSFIIRLTPQTCPTRLFLFSVLFSLAFACLLTRCLALLGFAAARGWGEPALTLGLFMVQVIISTEWLILVLVRDRNPCEYSQKEFVMLQIYVLCILAIALILSLRLLCRSCFTYSYSYTGAARQQSRAQATLLFLTLLLSACVWVVWITMLVRGNPKLDRQPQWDDPVLSIALVSNGWVLLMGYGLSQIAFFCQGEAKSKDIPLSFAGWTSPSADIPGLASPKEGRENGSFENDGRRTNQSLRSPYESGFSVTEIDPEKDYTIPRPQTTNFLEPYDEY from the exons ATGGCCTTTTTTACCCGAGGATCCcttttccacctcctcctgctcctctttgtCCCTCTCACCTgtctcagccaatcagacaaCAGCAACTCAATCAACGCCACAAAGCCGTCCTCTAATGACACGTCCCTGAGGGGCGTCAAAGGCTGCGGCAGAGAACTGGACCCCATCTACAGGTACCTGTGCGACCGCCGGGCAGCGTGGGGTATCGTCCTGGAGACTCTGGCGTCCGCAGGCTTCCTCTTCAGCATCGGGCTCCTCCTCGGCCTCCTGCTCTGGTCTCTGTGGATCTGCATCTCATCCAGGAACCAGCGCAGCAGCATCGGAGGCACGGTGGCCAGCATGACCATGTTCCTGTTGGCCACCGCCGGGATCTTCGCCATCACCTTCTCCTTCATCATCCGCCTCACCCCTCAGACCTGCCCCACCAGGCTCTTCCTCTTCAGCGTCCTCTTCTCCCTCGCCTTCGCCTGTCTCTTAACTCGCTGTTTGGCTCTGCTGGGCTTCGCGGCGGCCCGAGGCTGGGGGGAGCCGGCGTTGACCCTGGGGCTCTTCATGGTTCAGGTTATCATCTCTACGGAGTGGCTAATCCTCGTGTTGGTCCGGGACAGGAACCCGTGTGAGTACAGCCAAAAGGAGTTTGTCATGCTGCAGATCTACGTGCTCTGCATCCTGGCCATCGCCTTGATCCTGTCACTGCGCCTCTTGTGCCGCTCCTGCTTCACGTACAGCTACAGCTACACCGGCGCCGCCCGCCAGCAGAGTCGAGCTCAGGCCACGCTGCTCTTCCTCACGCTGCTGCTCTCCGCCTGCGTCTGGGTGGTGTGGATCACCATGCTCGTCAGGGGGAACCCGAAGCTGGACCGGCAGCCGCAGTGGGACGACCCGGTGCTGAGCATCGCCCTGGTGTCCAACGGCTGGGTGTTACTGATGGGATACGGTTTGTCCCAGATCGCCTTCTTCTGCCAGGGGGAGGCCAAGTCCAAAGATATCCCTCTGAGCTTTGCAGGCTGGACGAGTCCCAGCGCTGATATCCCGGGACTGGCCAGCCcgaaggaggggagggagaacGGGAGCTTTGAGAATGACG GCAGGAGGACGAATCAGTCTCTGCGGTCGCCCTACGAGTCCGGATTCTCCGTGACA GAAATCGACCCTGAGAAGGATTACACCATCCCTCGCCCGCAGACCACCAACTTCCTGGAGCCTTATGACGAATACTGA
- the pde6hb gene encoding retinal cone rhodopsin-sensitive cGMP 3',5'-cyclic phosphodiesterase subunit gamma — protein MNASPPAGSALAPGGATGPTTPKKGPPKFKQRQTRTFKSKAPKPGQKGFGDDIPGMEGLGTDITVVCPWEAFGDMELSDLAKYGII, from the exons ATGAACGCCAGCCCCCCTGCAGGAAGCGCCCTGGCCCCCGGCGGAGCAACCGGCCCCACCACACCCAAGAAGGGGCCACCCAAGTTCAAGCAGAGGCAGACTCGTACATTCAAGAGCAAGGCCCCCAAACCAGGCCAGAAGGG CTTTGGTGACGACATCCCCGGCATGGAGGGTCTCGGCACAGACATCACGGTGGTGTGCCCATGGGAAGCCTTCGGCGACATGGAGCTCAGCGACTTGGCCAAATACGGCATCATCTAA